The segment AGCCCAATTGGGGAATGGGCAATATTCCACGAGCTGAAGCTCGTGGCTATTCAATCCCGGCCATTCACAAATGGGACGCAGCGGGCTTAAATGTTACGGTGAAGGCTGTGCCATGGTCTTTGTGGCTTTGCACCTCTATTGATGCGTTGTTCAGGTCGCAGTATTTCTTGACCAATGCAAGGCCCAGGCCGTTGCCTTCGAAACGCCTGGTGTAGCCGCCTTCTTCCTGCGAAAAAGGAGTGAATAATTTCGGGATGAATTCTTCTGAAATACCTACGCCCGTATCCTTAACCTTAAAGACAACATTTTTATTTTCATCGTTGAAAAGCTGAACGTCGACCCCTCCCCTCTTTGTAAACTTTACGGCATTGTCCAGAAGGTGCAGTATGATCTGCAGAGCCGAATAGCCATCAACTTTTACCATGGCGGATTCGGTTTTATTGGTGTAATTGAACTGAATTTTCTTTGCTCTTGCGGTGGATTCAAATTCCGTAAGGTTTCCGGTTATTATGTCGCTGTTGAGATCCATATTTTCAAAGCGGGCCTCATAGCCTTCGGTCTGCACCTCCGCCATGCTGATTATCATCTCGACGGTCCTGATAAGCCTCAGTCCCCCGTTAGTCAGCATGTTAAAACCGTTTTCAATCTCGGGGGTCATGTGCTCATTTAATTCCATCTTCAGGAGAGATGCAAAGTTCATCATTGTGTTTACAGGCGTTCTTATTTCATGGGACATGAGAGAGAGGAATTCAGATTTAATTTTAGCCGAGGATTCCGCTTTCTCTTTGGCCTTCTTTAGATTATCCTGCATGATCTTTCTTTCGGAAATATCCTCCTGCATAAAAATGTAATGCGAAAGATTGCCTTCGTCGTCTCTTAAGGCACTTGCGGTAACAACCGACCAGAACTGTCCGCCGTCTTTTTTCCGGCTTAAGATTTCCTGTTTCCATTCACGGCCGCCGACCACGACTCCTACAAGATCCTTCTGCAGCTGGAAATCTGCTATGTCGTTTTTCAATAGCGGCGGCATATCGCCCAGTATCTCCTTCAGGCTATAGCCCGTCAGATTTGTAAATGACGGGTTGACATATTCTGTGCACCATCCGGCGTCAGAGATCAGAATAGCAACAGGGCTCTGTTCCACGGCCAGAAAGAGTTTTTTGTTTTCGTCTATTTCGTTTCTTAAGAGCTCATTTATAAAGTGGAGGCTTGCCGTTCTTTCGGCTACTTTTTCCTCGAGGCTTTCCTTCAGCTTCTGGAGCTCCAGCTCTGCAAGCCTGCGCTCGGTAATATCCATAAAGCTTTCGAGAAAATACTCCTCGTTGTCGCCCAGTTTAATAGGCAGGACTTTCCTGATTATGTAAGATGAAGTGCCGTCCGCATTAATGATAGAGCATTCCGCGAAGCTTGTATCGGTGCACAGGCCGCATTCAGATTTTTCTTTCCTCCTGCAGCAGGAGCAGTAGCGGTTCCTTTCAGTGCCGATAAGAAGCTGTTTAGGGATGCCGAGCATTTTACGGGCGACCTGGTTTGCGTCCAGTATCTGGTTACTGTTCTGGTCAATGATGAAAATGCCGGTCTGGAGCGAATCCAGAATTTTCATTATTTCCATTTTGCTCTGCACGAGGCCGTTTACCTTGCGTGTAAATTCGTTTTCAAAAGAAGTCCTTATGGTACCGAGCTCATTTTGGACCGAGTTCAGTTTAATTTCGGCTGCAAGGTGGCCGGAGTACATTTTGAAAAGGTTCAGCAGCTGCAGTTCCATTTCGAATGCAGGAATGCCGAGTTCAACAACTATAAAACCGACAACGCCAGTGAAGCTGATAAGAGGTATAATAAGAACGTCATTATTATTCTTTTCCTTTGTGGGGGCAGATATCACAATGTCGCTTCTGGAAATTGACTTTGCTATAAGGCCGTTATCAACCAGTTCACGGAAGAAGCTTTCGGCTTTTTCTTCCGGGAGGGCGGGCAAAGAAACTTTATGCCTGAATTCAAAGGACTCAGTATCAAGAAGAAATAGCGACAGGGCTTTGCATATATCGAGATTAAGGAAAACATTCAGTCCCGCATTAAGCAGTTCATCGAACGGAACACCTGAGGCTTTAACCTCGTGGTAGAAAAAAACGTTCTTCCAGAATTCCCTTATTAGTGAATCATTCAATTTCAGCTGCTGAAGGTTATCGTTATGCATATTATTAGTCCAGTATATGGCTGATAGTCTGCTTAAAGTCTGCCATGAGGGCGGGAGTGATATCTGTAAACACGCTTGCCGAAAGCCCGAGTGAAGTAAGGGCCTTGATGTTAGGCTGAGGGACAAGCCTGTCGCCCGGGTTTCCGAGGTCGAACATTCTGACCGCAATGTCTGCCACGTGCACGCAGGAGACGAGTGTATCGGTCTTGCCGTCATTTAATCCGGAATGGTGAAAATATATTGTATTTTTAATTACAGGGGGAAGTTTCCATCTTTCGGCCAGGAGTCTTCCCGCCTCAGCGTGGTCGATGCCAATGGAAGTTCTTTCAGCTTCTCTGATAAGGCAGTTTTTTTCCTCAATGATCCTGAAAACTTCCAGGTATTTTTCGCCAAGGAGGTCTAGCAGGAGCAGTTTTCCTATATCGTGCAATATGCCGGCGAGGAAATACTGTTCCAGGTTAGGCACCTTAACCGAAGCCCCTAGCATTCTGGTGCAGATTCCGGCGGCAATTGAGTGTGCCCAGAAATCCTTCGGTTTCATATGTTCTGAATACCTGCTTTTAGAAAAGAATTTTATAACAGAAAGAGCGAGTATAATATTTTTCAGCTCATTAAAGCCGAGGTGCAGAATAGCCTGGGGTATTGTATCGATTCTGCCGCGGAAGCCGAAGAAAGGAGAGTTGGCAACTTTCAGTACCTTAAAGGCCGAGGCCTGGTCTGTAGAGACAATTTTGGCAATATCCTCTGTAGTGGATCTCGGGTTATTCATTGCCTCCGAGATCGTGTAGAAGATTGTTGGTAAAGTCGGCAGGTCCTTTATGCTTTCGGTAATTTTTTCGACTATGTCCATAGTGAGTCCTGTTATGCTTAAATTCGTTTATTTAAGAAGGAGTTCAACTGCTGCTGCGACCATATTCTCCTCAACCGCGTTCCGGGGGATCCAGCCCATTCTCTGCATCAGCTGTTCTTTTGCCTTATTAAGCAGTTCAGGGTCGTAAGCCCTGGCCTCATTTTCCTCCTGGTCGTTATAAATAAGGATGGAAGAAACTCCCCAGGTTTTAAGCATTGCAATATGCCTGCTTTCGATGACGGCTCCCCGGGAGAGGAGCATTTGTCCGTACTTGTTTACGACGGGGGTTTCCAGCACCATTCCGGGCTGAATCTTATCGGTTTCAATGAGCTTTGACATAGTCCTATAAAAAGTTTGTTTCCTACATATATATATGGTGACGGGGAGCGTTTTCGGAAAATTTTTTCAATAATTTTCAAATATTTCGAATTTTTATTCATTCCCGCCCCGAAAAATGGGAAATTCAGGAAAGAAAAGCAAAATTAAGCCGGGTATAAGGGGTATCTTGGAATTGAGTACGAGGGCGAGCGCCTGGCGGAGCCGGATGGGATTATGGCTACGAAAAGGCTGATTGAGAAGGTGGTTTAACTTAGCTACAGACAAGTCGTCTCTCCAAGACTCTGAAGAGGGATTGGTTTCCTCTGCTACAGATCGGCCGCAGCCGACCTCTCAAGGGCTCTGAGTTAAGTTGACTCACAAAGCCTAAGGCGGGGGCGACCGCCGGTCGCCCCTACAAAAAATGGCAAATGTCTATTTAAAGATCTCATTGAAGAATATCTTCATTGCCTCCCAGCTTCTTTTATCGGCGTTGGCGTTGTAGGCTATGCCTTTGGAGGGGTCGCTGCCGGCAGCGGGATTTGTAAACGCGTGCACGGCACCGCTGTAGATATTCATCTGCCAGTCGACTCCAGCGTTATCCATTTCCTTCTGGAATGCCTGACGCATTTCAGGTGGGACGGACTTGTCGTTAGCGCCTGTACAAATTAGGATCTTCCCTTTTATGTTTTTTGCGTCGTCGGGCTTTTGAGTATCAAGCGAAGTATGGAAGCCTACAACTCCCTTTATATTTGCCCCGCTTCTTGCCAGTTCAAGTGCAATCATTCCGCCGAAGCAGTAGCCGATGGCCGCAATTTTACCGGCATCCACGAAGTTGTTTTTCTTAAGGACATCCAGCGCCGCGGTTACTCTTTTTCTTGCAAGCGTGCGGTCGTTTCTGAACTGTGAGGCAAGTTTTCCGGCTTCATCAGGTGTTTTGGCAATGACGCCTTTGCCGTAGATATCGGCCGCAAAGGCCACATAACCCAGCTTTGCTATTTCTTCGGCGCGTTTTTTAGGATAATCATTAAGTCCCCACCATTCATGCACAATCAGGACAGCCGGTCGTTTACCCTTCTGAGCGTCGTCGTAGGCGAGGTAGCCCTGGAGTTTGACGCCGCCGGATTCATAGTCAACGGCCTGAGTGCGGATTTTTGCTTCTATATCGTTCATAAACAAAACTCCCGTTATAAAAAATAAAAGCAGCATAGTTTTCATTTATTTTCCTTTCAAGCTTATTATAATATTTTAGGAGTTGGAGAGGAGGAAAGCAAGGGGAGAAATCGTTCAACGAAGATCGGGGGCTAAAGCCCAATTATTTTTGGATCATTAAACCACCACGACCTAAAGGTCGTGGCAATTCAGTGGCAATTCAGTGGCAATTCAGTGGCTATTCAGTGGCAATTCAGTGGCTATTCATAAAAATTAAAATTTTAATGTCATGCGGATTGTGTAATACAATAGCGGGATGATGATTGAGGGGAGCATGTTGCCCACTTTGATTTTTGTCAGGTTCAGCATGTTGATTCCGATTGCGGCGATTAAGAGTCCGCCTACGGCTGACATTTCGCCTGTTACCGACGGGATGAGCAGATCCTTCATGAATGAGGATGTAACGGTAATAAACCCCTGATATAAAAATACGGATACGGATGAAAACAATACCCCTATACCAAGTGATGATGCAAATACCACAGATGATACGCCGTCAATAACTGATTTTGCAAGGAGTGTCTGGTGGTTGCCTGTAAGTCCGCTTTCCAGTGATCCTATTATTGCCATTGAGCCCACGCAGTATACGAGGCTTGCTGTTACAAAGCCTTCTGAAATGCCGCCTGATGATTTGCGTGAGAATTTAGTCTCCAGCCATTTACCCAGTTTTTCAAGCATATCCTCTATTCTAAGCAGTTCTCCTATGACGCTGCCGATAGCCAGGCTGAAGATTAAAAGGAGTATGTTATTAGTCTGGAATGCGCTTTTAAGTCCAATCAGTATTACTGCAAGCGCCATAGCCTGCATTACAGTTTTATTAAATTTTTCAGGAATGCCGCCCTTGAAGGAAACACCCAGTATGCTGCCCGCAGCGATAGCCAGGGCGTTAACGATTGTGCCAAACAATTAAAAACCTCAAAAAAAATTCAGCACGTAATATCGCACGAATGAGGGAGATGTTCAAGGTAAAATCGTCCGACGTTCGACGTTTCGAAAATACAATATTTCTTTGTTTATTTTTCTATTTTGAGCAGATATTAACCCCTGCCCTCATTGTTTTCTGTTTCTTACCGTTGGTAAGATAAAACGTGGAAGGAGAATTTCAAGGGAATGTTGAATGCTGAATGCTGAATGTTGAATGGAAGAAAGGGGGCGGAAGGATCCGCCCCGGAAGATAATTTATGATTTTTTGAACATGTTTTCGAACCAGCCGTACATTGTAGGGATTACAATGAGAGTAAGGATGGTTGATGTAAAAAGGCCACCTACTACAACTGTTGCAAGGGGGCGCTGAACTTCGCTGCCGGGTCCCGTTGCAAAGAGCATGGGAATAAGGCTGAATATTGCAATTGAGGCCGTCATGAGCACAGGCCTCAAGCGGTCGTTGCAACCTTTCTCTATGGCCTCTTTAAGCTCCATGCCTTCGTGCCTTAACTGCGAGATGTATGAAACGAGCACAACGCCGTTTAATACTGCAACGCCGAAGAGAACTACAAACCCAATTGAAGCCGGGACGGAGAGATAGAGTCCTGATATATATAATGCAATTACGCCTCCGATTAATGCAAAGGGGAGGTTTGAAATTACAAGAAGCGCAAGGCGTATGGACTTAAATGTAATAAAGAGCAATACCAGTATAAGCGCAATTGCAAGAGGCGCAATTATCATGAGGCGGCTCATTGCCCTCTGCTGGTTTTCGAACTGCCCGCCCCATGTGAGATAGTAGCCTGCGGGGAGTTTTACATTTTGTCTTACAGCTTTTTTAGCTTCCGCAACAAAGCTTCCTATATCGCGTCCCTGGATATTCATTTCGATGCCTATTCTGCGGAGGCCGTCTTCGCGGCTTACCTGCACGGGGCCGTCAACAATGGATACGTCGGCAAGCTCTTTGAGGGGAACGTTATATCCCTGTCCCGTTGGAATCAGGAGGCTTCCTATTGCGTCCACTGAGTTACGGTATTCCTCGGGGTAGCGCACGGTAATATCGAAAGAGCGGTTTTCCTCGTAGAGCTGTGTGGCAGCTTTTCCGCCCACGGTAATTTCAACGGCTTTTAAGACGTCGCTTACATTAAGTCCGTAGCGTGCAATTTTCGCGCGGTCGACGTTAACTGCAAGATAAGGCTGACCGGCAACCTGTTCGACCACGAGGTCGGTTGTACCGTCAATTTTAGAAAGGCTCTTTGCAATCTCATCCGCTTTTTCCTTGAGGATCTGCATATCGTCGCCAAAGAGTTTTATTATAAGCTGTGCCTTTGTGCCTGCAACAAGCTCGTCTATGCGGCATTGAATGGGCTGGCTGAATCCGAATCCGACGCCGGGGATTGAGGCAATGGACTGTCTCATCTTTTCTGTCAGCTCCTCGCGCGTATCGGCACTTTTCCACTCGCTTCTGGGTTTAAGGACGCCTACGTAGCCCGTTTTATTAACTCCCACGGCTTCCATTGCAATGCCCGTCTGCCCGGTGCGTGAGACCACGGTTTCGAGTTCGGGGAACTTCTTCAGCTTCCCGCCTATCATCTGGTTTATTTCGAGCGACTTTTCGAGTGAGACTCCGGGAAGGAGCTGCACGTCCATATCGAATGCGCCTTCATCCATTACAGGCATAAATTCCGTGCCTATCTGCGAGAGCATAATTAAGGCAACGGCAACCAGTGCAACGGCTGAAGAGACGACAACTTTCTTTCTTGAAAGGCTCCAGTTAAGAAGCGGGAAATAGATCCTCTTTGCGCCATCAAGAACGGGATTTGCCTTTTCTTTATCAGGCTTTAAGAACATGGCGCAGAGAGTAGGGATAATAAATATTGATAAAAGGAGTGACGACAATAGCGCAATTGCAACCGTTATTGCAAGCGGGGTGAACATTTTGCCTTCCAATCCCTGGAGCGAAAGTATGGGAAGAAAAGTTACGGCAATAATGAGCTCTCCGAATATGCTGGGCTTTCTTACTTCAAGAACCGATTTAAGAACAGTTGAAAGCTTGCGGTCGTGGGTGCCGGATTCGCTTAAGTGCCTCTGGACGTTTTCCACCTGGATGATCGTTGCGTCTATGATCATGCCTATTGAAATTGAAAGGCCTCCAAGAGACATCAAATTGGCATCGACTCCAATTAACTTCATTACAATGAATGTTACAAAAAGTGAGAGCGGAAGTGCCAGAAGGACTACCGAGGCTCCCCTGAAATTCCTGAGCAGAAGGTAGAGTATAACAAGCACCAGCAGGGCTCCTTCAAGGAGAGCCTTTGTAACTGTGTTGACGCTGGTCTGAACAATATCGGCGCGGTCGTAGTAAGGTTTTATTTTAATGCCGTCGGGGAGCATATTGCTTTCATTTATATCCTTAACTTTTTCCTCAACCCTTTCGACCACCTCGCGGCTGTTTTCGCCTTTGAGCATCATTACGATGCCGCCAACGATTTCGCCCGCGCCGTTTTTAAGTGACGCGCCCTGGCGCACGGCTTCACCCACCTTTATATCGGCAACGTCGCGCACAAATACGGGTGTGCCGCCGGAAGATTTAAGAACAATATTTCTTATATCCTCGTCACTTTTTATGAGTCCCACGCCGCGCACAATGTATTCTTCGGAATAGCGGTCGAGTATATTACCGCCCACGTTCTGGTTATTTTTCTGAACGGCCTCATAGACATCGTTTACAGTGAGGTTATACTTAACAAGCTTTTCAGGGGAGACAATAACCTGGAACTGCTTGAAGTAACCTCCGAATGAGTTAATGTCGCTTACTCCCTGAACGCTTTTAAGCGCAGGGTTTACGACCCATTCTTCAAGCGTTCTGAGGTTAGCAAGGTAGTGGACTTTCTCCGCAGGGTCCTTAGGTTCATTTCCTTCAAGAGTGAACTGGTATATCTCGCCCATTGCAGTTGCAACGGGACCCATGCTGGCTTCAACGCCTTCGGGCAGATTTTCCTTTGCTTCAGTGAGGCGTTCTGAGACGAGCTGGCGGGCGAAGTAAATATCGACGTTATCCTTAAAGACGATAGTTACAACAGAGATTCCGAACTTCGTCTGCGACCTCATCTGCTCCAGGCCCGGTATGCCGCGCATAGCCATTTCCACGGGGTAAGTTACGAAGCGCTCAATTTCAAGAGCCGAAAGCCCCGGCGCCTCGCTTACAATTTCCACCTGTATGTTTGTAACGTCGGGAAATGCGTCAACCGGGAGCTTCATGTATGAGTATATTCCGGCAGCAATTATTATGGCTGCAGCCGAAATAATCAGCGCCTTGCGCTCAAGGCAGAACTTAATAATTTTTTCAAGCATATTTATTCTTCCTCCTCAAGCATTCCCTTGAGCATTTCAGATTTCAGGAAGAATGTGCCTTTGGAGACAACGCTTTCGCCTTTGTTGAGGCCGTTGCGGATCTGGACAAAGCCGTTCATTGTGCTGCCCGGTTCAACAAGGCGCTTTTCAAAAGTGGTGTCGTTTCTGGCTACAAATACATAGATGCTTCCCTGGTCGCGGATTAAAGATTCCTCGGGGACAACTATTCCCTTTGCGCTGCCTGAAAGGGGAACGAGCATATTGGCAAACATTTCAGGTTTGAGCTTTCTGCCGGGGTTTGAAAAAGAAGCACGGACTTTTATTGTGCGTGTTTCGCTGTCGACTGTTTCTCCGACATAGATCAGTTTTCCCTTAAATTCAGTTTCAGGGAAAGCCGAGACCTGAAGAGTAACTGGAGAATTGCCCGAGATCATCTGGAGGTCCTTTTCGTAGATCTGTCCGTCGGCAAACAAAGAGGAGGAATTTATGATTCTGAAAGCATTTGTTTCAGGATCCACGTGCTGGCCTATTACAACGCTGCGTTCAACTATAATTCCATCGATAGGAGACTTTACGGGAATGGAGCCTGCAAGGTGGCTGTCGATTTCCTTTGATACGTCCATATCTGAATCATTAAGTCCCACAGAGTGGATCCTTCTGTCCTCGGCATTAAGCTCCGCCTGTGCTTTTTCGTACTCGGCCTGAGCCTCGAGGAAAGATTTCTGGCTTCCTGCTTTTTGTTCAAGGAGTGTCTTCTGGCGTTTCAGATTTGCTTCGGCGTAATTAAATTCGGCCCTTGCCTTTATGAATTGTGCCTTAATTTCGCCAATTTCAATTCCCTCGATCTTCATGAGCGTCTGGCCTTTTCTTACATACTGGCCGAGTTTGACCATAACCTTCTGCACGCGTCCTTCGACAGGAGAGCCCACATGGGCCTCAAGGTCCTGATCGGCAACAAGTTTTGCCGGTATGGTGATTGTGCCAGTAATTGATCTCTCCTCGGCCTGTGAGGTGGCGAGGTTAATTTCCTTAACCGACTGCCTGCTTAATGTTACAAGAATTTCCTTTGTTTCCGGTTTTTTCTCTTCTTTCTTTTCCCCTTCCTGGTTCTTTGCGCCGCAGCCTGTTACAAGCATGCCGGATACAACTAAAAGGGCAGAAAATAGTTTTATGTTTTTCATTATTTGTCTCCAAAGCCTGTTTTAATCTTAAAATTTTCGAGTGATGTGCCTGCTGCCTCTTCAATTGCGATCAAGGAAGCATTATAATTAAGAAGAACCTCCGTGTAGCTGCTTTTGGCGGATATGAGGGTCTGCCTTGCGCCGAGGAATTCGAGGTACGAGATCTCTCCGGCATCGTAGCTGATCTTAGCCGTGCGGTAGGCTTCCATTGCCTGCGGAAGAATTTCTTCTTTATAGAGCTTAACCTGGCGGTTATCGTTCTGGTAGTCGAGGAAAGCGTTCTTCACGTTTAAGTTAAGCTCATTCTGAGCGGACTTATATTCATATTCCGCTCCCCTGAGGTTTGCAGAGGCCTCTTCAATTTCACCTTTCTGGCTGAACATAAACCAGAGCGGAACAGAGACGCCGAGCGAGAAGCCGTAAAAGCCCTTGCGGCCGTCAATTGCCTGGTTGAAGTATTCCAGTTCAAATGCAGGCAGAAGTCCCGACCATGCGATACTGCGGCCGATTGAAGCCGAATTTACGACTAGCGAGGCTTTCTTTAACATGGGGCTCTTTTCATTTGCAGACTTCAGAAGGTCCTCAGGGTTAAATGAGTACTCCGGGTATGAAAGGCTGTCTGTAAGCGTGCATTTTTCAAAGTCGTGTTCAACTCCCAGCACGCTGCATAGCTCGTTGCAGGTAGTTTCAAGTTCATTTTCAGCAAGGCTTACGTCGTTTTTGGCCTGTGCGAACTGGACCTTTGCCGTCAGGTATTCCAGGTTACCGGCCTCTCCAAGGTTCAGTCTTACTTCGGCCTTATGAATAAAATCATCTGTTATAGTTAAGTTTTCCTTTGCAATCTTAAGCTTCTCCCGCCCGGCAAGCACGCTGTAGTAGGCTTTCTTTACGCGGGAGATGAGTGCGAGGCTGGCTGTGTTGTAATCGGACTGAGCCATATCCACTCCCGTTGAAAGGAATGAATACTTTAGTGCAATTGTTGTGGGGAATTCAAATGCCTGTCCAATTTTGAAGTAGCGTTCGCCATAGCCCCCGGGGCTTTTGCCTGAAGGGACGCCCTCGTATTCGAGTGACAGTGTAGGTGAAGGAAGTGATATTCCTCCATGGAATTTTCCTCTTGAAGCGTCAATCTCAGATGCCGCTTTTTTAAGAGCGGGGTTATTGCCAAGAGCAATTGAGATTGCATTTTCAAGAGACAGTTTTTCCGGAAATGCGGATTCCTGTCCATATCCTGCCCTGAAAGCAAGCAGGAGTATGAACAAACAAAAAAATCTGTTCATTTTTATGCTCAATAAATATTATTAAAACCAGGTAGTTAACTGAAAAAATGCCATTAACGGCATTTATGGATGAATAGGGGGATGCTTTTTCAGATCAGAAGAATGCGGTTTAAAATATAAGATGGTTTTTCCTGAGGCCTCTCCGGCGGTAATGTAACAGTACTCTCCGGGACAAACAGATTTACCGGAAGCAGAACAAATGTCAGGACAGCATTGAAGGAAGTATGGGCAATAAATTTCTTTAGTGTCTGGGAGCCGGAGTGTTCATTAAAAGTTGTGGTATTATCTACAAGGTGGCAGAAGTCGTGCGCGGCGTGGTTGACGTCGTACTGCGAAGTAACGAGGTCCAGTTCCGAGTGCAGGAAATGGAAAGTAAATACAGCCAGTATAAGAGCCGAAACTGCGATATGTAGACGTTTATTTTTCATAAAATATGTCACAAAAATACGCAAATGACTTTACTATTCAAATTGGAAGCTGTCAAATGTTTCTCCAGGGAGCTGAAATAATGCAAAAATTACAATTAATTTCGTAAGTTAGGAAGTCCTGATTGGAAAAAAGTTTCCACTCTCCCCAGGGACGGTTAAAACGCAAACTATAATTTTCCAGGCGGATCTTTGTTATGAAAAAAATATATTTCCTTCTATTTTTCTTCAGTTTGGCCTTAGTTTCGTGCAATAAGGGGGACGATAGTGTCTCTGCTGATGTAAGTGCCGTGGTAAACGGCATAATAAAAGTCCCGGGTGAGACAATTTCAATGGCCACAGTAATGCTGGATAATAATCCCCAATCGAGCTCATCTTCGCAGAACGGGGTG is part of the Ignavibacteria bacterium genome and harbors:
- a CDS encoding HDOD domain-containing protein; its protein translation is MDIVEKITESIKDLPTLPTIFYTISEAMNNPRSTTEDIAKIVSTDQASAFKVLKVANSPFFGFRGRIDTIPQAILHLGFNELKNIILALSVIKFFSKSRYSEHMKPKDFWAHSIAAGICTRMLGASVKVPNLEQYFLAGILHDIGKLLLLDLLGEKYLEVFRIIEEKNCLIREAERTSIGIDHAEAGRLLAERWKLPPVIKNTIYFHHSGLNDGKTDTLVSCVHVADIAVRMFDLGNPGDRLVPQPNIKALTSLGLSASVFTDITPALMADFKQTISHILD
- a CDS encoding DUF554 domain-containing protein — translated: MFGTIVNALAIAAGSILGVSFKGGIPEKFNKTVMQAMALAVILIGLKSAFQTNNILLLIFSLAIGSVIGELLRIEDMLEKLGKWLETKFSRKSSGGISEGFVTASLVYCVGSMAIIGSLESGLTGNHQTLLAKSVIDGVSSVVFASSLGIGVLFSSVSVFLYQGFITVTSSFMKDLLIPSVTGEMSAVGGLLIAAIGINMLNLTKIKVGNMLPSIIIPLLYYTIRMTLKF
- a CDS encoding efflux RND transporter periplasmic adaptor subunit, which translates into the protein MKNIKLFSALLVVSGMLVTGCGAKNQEGEKKEEKKPETKEILVTLSRQSVKEINLATSQAEERSITGTITIPAKLVADQDLEAHVGSPVEGRVQKVMVKLGQYVRKGQTLMKIEGIEIGEIKAQFIKARAEFNYAEANLKRQKTLLEQKAGSQKSFLEAQAEYEKAQAELNAEDRRIHSVGLNDSDMDVSKEIDSHLAGSIPVKSPIDGIIVERSVVIGQHVDPETNAFRIINSSSLFADGQIYEKDLQMISGNSPVTLQVSAFPETEFKGKLIYVGETVDSETRTIKVRASFSNPGRKLKPEMFANMLVPLSGSAKGIVVPEESLIRDQGSIYVFVARNDTTFEKRLVEPGSTMNGFVQIRNGLNKGESVVSKGTFFLKSEMLKGMLEEEE
- a CDS encoding TolC family protein; the protein is MNRFFCLFILLLAFRAGYGQESAFPEKLSLENAISIALGNNPALKKAASEIDASRGKFHGGISLPSPTLSLEYEGVPSGKSPGGYGERYFKIGQAFEFPTTIALKYSFLSTGVDMAQSDYNTASLALISRVKKAYYSVLAGREKLKIAKENLTITDDFIHKAEVRLNLGEAGNLEYLTAKVQFAQAKNDVSLAENELETTCNELCSVLGVEHDFEKCTLTDSLSYPEYSFNPEDLLKSANEKSPMLKKASLVVNSASIGRSIAWSGLLPAFELEYFNQAIDGRKGFYGFSLGVSVPLWFMFSQKGEIEEASANLRGAEYEYKSAQNELNLNVKNAFLDYQNDNRQVKLYKEEILPQAMEAYRTAKISYDAGEISYLEFLGARQTLISAKSSYTEVLLNYNASLIAIEEAAGTSLENFKIKTGFGDK
- a CDS encoding efflux RND transporter permease subunit; translation: MLEKIIKFCLERKALIISAAAIIIAAGIYSYMKLPVDAFPDVTNIQVEIVSEAPGLSALEIERFVTYPVEMAMRGIPGLEQMRSQTKFGISVVTIVFKDNVDIYFARQLVSERLTEAKENLPEGVEASMGPVATAMGEIYQFTLEGNEPKDPAEKVHYLANLRTLEEWVVNPALKSVQGVSDINSFGGYFKQFQVIVSPEKLVKYNLTVNDVYEAVQKNNQNVGGNILDRYSEEYIVRGVGLIKSDEDIRNIVLKSSGGTPVFVRDVADIKVGEAVRQGASLKNGAGEIVGGIVMMLKGENSREVVERVEEKVKDINESNMLPDGIKIKPYYDRADIVQTSVNTVTKALLEGALLVLVILYLLLRNFRGASVVLLALPLSLFVTFIVMKLIGVDANLMSLGGLSISIGMIIDATIIQVENVQRHLSESGTHDRKLSTVLKSVLEVRKPSIFGELIIAVTFLPILSLQGLEGKMFTPLAITVAIALLSSLLLSIFIIPTLCAMFLKPDKEKANPVLDGAKRIYFPLLNWSLSRKKVVVSSAVALVAVALIMLSQIGTEFMPVMDEGAFDMDVQLLPGVSLEKSLEINQMIGGKLKKFPELETVVSRTGQTGIAMEAVGVNKTGYVGVLKPRSEWKSADTREELTEKMRQSIASIPGVGFGFSQPIQCRIDELVAGTKAQLIIKLFGDDMQILKEKADEIAKSLSKIDGTTDLVVEQVAGQPYLAVNVDRAKIARYGLNVSDVLKAVEITVGGKAATQLYEENRSFDITVRYPEEYRNSVDAIGSLLIPTGQGYNVPLKELADVSIVDGPVQVSREDGLRRIGIEMNIQGRDIGSFVAEAKKAVRQNVKLPAGYYLTWGGQFENQQRAMSRLMIIAPLAIALILVLLFITFKSIRLALLVISNLPFALIGGVIALYISGLYLSVPASIGFVVLFGVAVLNGVVLVSYISQLRHEGMELKEAIEKGCNDRLRPVLMTASIAIFSLIPMLFATGPGSEVQRPLATVVVGGLFTSTILTLIVIPTMYGWFENMFKKS
- a CDS encoding PAS domain S-box protein — its product is MHNDNLQQLKLNDSLIREFWKNVFFYHEVKASGVPFDELLNAGLNVFLNLDICKALSLFLLDTESFEFRHKVSLPALPEEKAESFFRELVDNGLIAKSISRSDIVISAPTKEKNNNDVLIIPLISFTGVVGFIVVELGIPAFEMELQLLNLFKMYSGHLAAEIKLNSVQNELGTIRTSFENEFTRKVNGLVQSKMEIMKILDSLQTGIFIIDQNSNQILDANQVARKMLGIPKQLLIGTERNRYCSCCRRKEKSECGLCTDTSFAECSIINADGTSSYIIRKVLPIKLGDNEEYFLESFMDITERRLAELELQKLKESLEEKVAERTASLHFINELLRNEIDENKKLFLAVEQSPVAILISDAGWCTEYVNPSFTNLTGYSLKEILGDMPPLLKNDIADFQLQKDLVGVVVGGREWKQEILSRKKDGGQFWSVVTASALRDDEGNLSHYIFMQEDISERKIMQDNLKKAKEKAESSAKIKSEFLSLMSHEIRTPVNTMMNFASLLKMELNEHMTPEIENGFNMLTNGGLRLIRTVEMIISMAEVQTEGYEARFENMDLNSDIITGNLTEFESTARAKKIQFNYTNKTESAMVKVDGYSALQIILHLLDNAVKFTKRGGVDVQLFNDENKNVVFKVKDTGVGISEEFIPKLFTPFSQEEGGYTRRFEGNGLGLALVKKYCDLNNASIEVQSHKDHGTAFTVTFKPAASHL
- a CDS encoding dienelactone hydrolase family protein, with the protein product MKTMLLLFFITGVLFMNDIEAKIRTQAVDYESGGVKLQGYLAYDDAQKGKRPAVLIVHEWWGLNDYPKKRAEEIAKLGYVAFAADIYGKGVIAKTPDEAGKLASQFRNDRTLARKRVTAALDVLKKNNFVDAGKIAAIGYCFGGMIALELARSGANIKGVVGFHTSLDTQKPDDAKNIKGKILICTGANDKSVPPEMRQAFQKEMDNAGVDWQMNIYSGAVHAFTNPAAGSDPSKGIAYNANADKRSWEAMKIFFNEIFK